From one Lycorma delicatula isolate Av1 chromosome 2, ASM4794821v1, whole genome shotgun sequence genomic stretch:
- the LOC142319232 gene encoding transmembrane channel-like protein 7 yields the protein MKELITMSGGERKKRSSRGTGWEEAGAEFYQESYPGDVDMEVLQRDPHHIATLLPSKQNRNATTKHPRRDSRVSLKRRTSTRSRYHSTARQSTTQLNDIQISMMPDLSENLSNEERMWEEIMLIKAMPICMTQKKEMKAKLQSADTFRLQGLKQFKWQRRKMWENVKIRWKETYMKLELWRHSLKEIEGNFGTGVVTFFLFVKWLMFLNLIITVLIVLFIVLPTVFMLKENYDVVTCFPSSNSDNITTECCSEIYSTNRTMTQASLFDFVQGTGWMESTFLFYGIYPHFPLRSDVLYYNLPLAYISVALFCFLISLAAILKSATHGFKERLIESEGQFYYYCNLVFGGWDFCIQNECSAAIKHKALYHEIKGSLEGERREEEKRNRSREERLKLFMIRTIINCSVVFVLVFAGLLIFFTYTFSIEALKNKKPLSQHDALLLEFAPSICIVGLNLILPSIFKYLVSYEQYSPIFVVRITLFRTVLLRLSSLGVLMASFYVTVKCQIHSSGECDSSDNSCENPLCWEVYIGKQMYKLLILDTASNILITFLLNFPRMLIAKHINCKLARLIGRQEFELTKHVLDVVYTQTLCWLGSFYAPLLPAITTVVFFIIFHVKKFACLVNSNPSSTIYRASRSNSMFMSVLLISFSVAVIPWAYSISEITPSKSCGPFKNQTSAWYVMEHTFSNFPGWIRVIADFCTTAAFAIPVFVVLVLCLYYYYAVAVANKHMVFVLKKQLVLEGHDKQFLLNRLSAFIKQQQERHKAVRSIEVPNS from the exons ATGAAAGAATTGATAACAATGTCTGGAGGGGAACGAAAGAAAAGGTCTTCAAGGGGGACAGGATGGGAAGAAGCAGGAGCAGAATTTTATCAGGAAAGTTATCCTGGTGATGTTGATATGGAAGTGTTGCAACGAGATCCTCATCATATTGCTACTTTGTTACCTAGCAAGCAAAACAgaaatg CTACTACAAAACATCCAAGAAGAGATTCAAGGGTTAGCCTCAAACGTAGAACCTCAACAAGATCAAGATATCACAGTACAGCTCGGCAGAGTACAACACAGCTCAATGATATTCAGATATCTATGATGCCAGATCTTTCAG AAAACTTGTCAAATGAGGAACGTATGTGGGAAGAGATAATGCTAATTAAGGCAATGCCTATATGTATGActcagaaaaaagaaatgaaggcTAAACTTCAG agTGCTGACACTTTTAGATTACAAGGATTAAAGCAGTTTAAGTGGCAGAGAAGAAAAATgtgggaaaatgtaaaaattcgtTGGAAGGAAACATACATGAAATTAGAGCTTTGGAGACACAGCTTAAAAGAAATAGAAGGAAATTTTGGTACAGGTGTAGTTacgttctttttatttgttaagtggctaatgttcttaaatttaataataacagtgttgattgttttgtttatagttttaccTACAGTGTTTATGTTAAAAGAGAATTATGATGTAGTTACTTGCTTCCCAAGTAGTAATAGTGATAATATCACCACAGAATGTTGTTCTGAAATTTATAGCACAAACAGAACTATGACACAAGCTTCTTTGTTTGATTTTGTTCAGGGTACTGGGTGGATGGAGTCAACATTTCTATTTTATGGTATTTATCCTCATTTTCCATTACGGAGCGATGTATTGTACTATAACTTACCTCTAGCTTACATCTCAGTAGCACTTTTTTGTTTTCTCATAAGTTTAGCTGCTATTTTAAAAAGTGCAACTCATGGTTTTAAAGAAAGACTGATTGAAAGCGAAggccagttttattattattgtaatctgGTTTTCGGAGGGTGGGATTTTTGTATACAAAATGAATGTTCTGCTGCGATCAAACATAAAGCTCTTTATCATGAGATAAAAGGTTCTCTAGAGGGGGAGCGGCGTGAAGAAGAAAAACGAAATCGATCAAGAGAAGAGagattgaaattatttatgattCGTACAATAATCAATTGTTCAGTTGTATTTGTTCTTGTATTTGCtggacttttaatattttttacttatactttttCAATTGaagcgttaaaaaataaaaagccttTGTCTCAGCATGATGCATTGCTTTTGGAATTTGCTCCTTCCATTTGTATTGTAGGGTTAAATCTTATATTACCaagtatattcaaatatttggtGTCATATGAACAGTATAGTCCAATATTTGTTGTTCGTATTACACTTTTTCGTACAGTTTTACTCCGTCTTTCATCACTCGGTGTATTAATGGCTTCATTCTATGTGACTGTTAAATGTCAGATCCATTCTAGTGGTGAATGTGATTCTTCTGATAACAGCTGTGAAAATCCTCTTTGTTGGGAGGTATACATAGGAAAACAGATGTATAAATTACTTATTCTAGATACAGCatcaaatattttgattacattCCTTTTAAATTTTCCTCGTATGCTGATTGCAAAACACATTAATTGTAAATTGGCTCGTTTAATAGGAAGACAGGAATTTGAACTGACAAAGCATGTATTAGATGTAGTTTATACTCAGACTTTGTGTTGGTTAGGTAGTTTTTATGCACCACTTCTTCCAGCAATTACTACTGtagtatttttcatcattttccaTGTGAAAAAATTTGCCTGCCTTGTTAATTCAAATCCTTCTTCTACTATTTATCGAGCATCTCGTTCCAATTCCATGTTTATGTCGGTTCTACTTATCTCATTTTCTGTTGCTGTAATCCCATGGGCTTATAGCATTTCAGAAATAACACCATCAAAATCTTGTGGTCCATTTAAAAATCAGACTTCTGCTTGGTATGTTATGGAGCACACATTTAGCAATTTCCCGGGGTGGATAAGAGTGATTGCTGATTTTTGCACTACAGCTGCTTTTGCTATACCAGTGTTTGTGGTTCTTGTtctttgtctttattattattatgctgttgctgttgcaaacaaacatatggtgtttgttttaaaaaagcagCTGGTATTAGAAGGTCATGATAAACAGTTTCTCCTTAATAGACTTAGtgcatttattaaacaacaacaaGAACGACATAAAGCTGTTCGTTCTATTGAAGTGCCAAACAGTTAA